One Lemur catta isolate mLemCat1 chromosome 15, mLemCat1.pri, whole genome shotgun sequence genomic window carries:
- the SOST gene encoding sclerostin — MQLSLALCLLCLLVHTAFRVVEGQGWQAFKNDATEIIPELGEYPEPPPELENNKTMNRAENGGRPPHHPFETKDVSEYSCRELHFTRYVTDGPCRSAKPVTELVCSGQCGPARLLPNAIGRGKWWRPSGPDFRCIPDRYRAQRVQLLCPGGAAPRARKVRLVASCKCKRLTRFHNQSELKDFGPEAARPQKGRKPRPRARGAKANQAELENAY; from the exons ATGCAGCTCTCTCTAGCCCTGTGTCTCCTCTGCCTGCTGGTGCACACAGCCTTCCGCGTGGTCGAGGGCCAGGGGTGGCAGGCCTTCAAGAACGATGCCACAGAGATCATCCCCGAGCTCGGAGAGTACCCCGAGCCTCCGCCAGAGCTGGAGAACAACAAGACCATGAACCGGGCGGAGAATGGAGGGCGGCCTCCCCACCACCCTTTTGAGACCAAAG ACGTGTCCGAGTACAGCTGCCGCGAGCTGCACTTCACCCGCTACGTGACCGACGGGCCGTGCCGCAGCGCCAAGCCGGTCACCGAGCTGGTGTGCTCGGGCCAGTGCGGCCCCGCGCGCCTGCTGCCCAACGCCATCGGCCGCGGCAAGTGGTGGCGCCCGAGCGGGCCCGACTTCCGCTGCATCCCCGACCGCTACCGCGCGCAGCGGGTGCAGCTGCTGTGTCCCGGGGGCGCGGCGCCGCGCGCGCGCAAGGTGCGCCTCGTGGCCTCGTGCAAGTGCAAGCGCCTCACCCGCTTCCACAACCAGTCCGAGCTCAAGGACTTCGGGCCCGAGGCCGCGCGGCCGCAGAAGGGCCGGAAGCCGCGACCCCGCGCCCGGGGCGCCAAAGCCAACCAGGCCGAGCTGGAGAACGCCTACTAg